A genomic window from Burkholderiales bacterium includes:
- the nuoI gene encoding NADH-quinone oxidoreductase subunit NuoI: protein MKRIAEFFRTFLLVELAKGMWLTGRHLFARKITVQFPEEKTPQSPRFRGLHALRRYPNGEERCIACKLCEAVCPALAITIESEQRADGTRRTTRYEIDLTKCIFCGLCEESCPVDSIVETRILEYHGEKRGDLLYTKQMLLAVGDKYEDQIAKDRAADAAYR from the coding sequence ATGAAACGCATCGCCGAATTCTTCCGGACATTTCTGCTGGTGGAGCTGGCGAAAGGCATGTGGCTCACCGGCCGGCACCTGTTCGCCCGCAAGATCACGGTGCAGTTTCCCGAGGAGAAAACGCCGCAGAGTCCGCGCTTCAGAGGTCTACATGCGCTGCGCCGTTATCCCAACGGTGAGGAGCGCTGCATTGCGTGCAAACTATGCGAGGCCGTGTGCCCTGCGCTGGCGATCACCATCGAATCGGAGCAGCGGGCGGACGGCACGCGCCGCACCACGCGCTACGAAATTGATTTGACCAAATGCATTTTCTGCGGCCTATGCGAGGAGTCCTGCCCGGTGGATTCGATCGTAGAGACACGGATTCTCGAATATCACGGCGAAAAACGCGGCGATTTGCTTTACACGAAACAAATGCTGCTGGCGGTGGGCGACAAGTATGAAGACCAAATTGCAAAAGACCGCGCTGCAGACGCGGCATATAGATAA
- a CDS encoding NADH-quinone oxidoreductase subunit J, with translation MQFQTFMFYFLSAILLLAALCVVTVRNPVHSALFLVLAFFTSAGLWLLLEAEFLAITLVLVYVGAVTVLFLFVVMMLDINLDRLREGFWKGLYIGLPLAFLLLVEMGLVLGGKYFGLGEMPSPQAHALGYSNTRELGRLIYTQYVYPFEVAGVILLVAIVAAIALTLRRRKDTRYQNPGKQVTVRRQDRLRLVSMPVEKRNE, from the coding sequence ATGCAATTTCAAACATTCATGTTCTATTTTTTGTCGGCGATCCTTTTGCTTGCCGCCTTGTGTGTTGTTACCGTGCGCAACCCGGTGCATTCGGCGCTGTTTTTGGTACTGGCGTTTTTTACTTCGGCCGGATTATGGCTGCTGCTCGAAGCCGAATTTCTGGCCATCACCCTGGTGCTGGTCTATGTCGGTGCAGTGACGGTGTTGTTCCTGTTCGTCGTGATGATGTTGGACATCAATCTCGACCGGCTGCGCGAAGGCTTCTGGAAGGGATTGTACATCGGCCTGCCACTGGCATTTTTACTCTTGGTTGAAATGGGCCTGGTGCTCGGGGGGAAATATTTCGGCCTCGGCGAGATGCCTTCCCCGCAGGCGCATGCCTTGGGTTATAGCAACACCCGAGAACTCGGACGCCTGATTTACACCCAATATGTCTATCCGTTCGAAGTCGCAGGCGTCATTCTATTGGTGGCGATCGTAGCCGCTATAGCGCTTACTTTGCGCCGGCGCAAGGATACAAGGTATCAAAACCCGGGAAAGCAAGTAACGGTGCGGCGCCAGGACCGGTTACGCCTGGTTTCAATGCCTGTCGAGAAGCGTAACGAGTAA
- the nuoK gene encoding NADH-quinone oxidoreductase subunit NuoK, translating to MVSLSHYLILGAILFSISVVGIFLNRKNVIILLMAIELMLLAVNMNFIAFSHYLNDTAGQIFVFFILTVAAAESAIGLAILVVLFRNLKTINVDDLDSLKG from the coding sequence TTGGTTTCGCTTTCGCATTACCTGATACTCGGCGCAATTCTCTTTTCCATCAGCGTGGTCGGGATCTTTCTCAACCGCAAGAACGTGATCATTTTGCTGATGGCTATCGAACTCATGCTGCTGGCGGTGAATATGAATTTCATCGCTTTTTCGCATTACCTCAACGACACCGCAGGGCAAATTTTTGTGTTCTTCATCCTCACTGTGGCAGCGGCGGAATCAGCGATCGGGCTGGCGATTTTGGTTGTCCTGTTCCGCAATCTGAAAACGATTAATGTTGATGATCTGGACAGCCTGAAGGGCTAA
- the nuoL gene encoding NADH-quinone oxidoreductase subunit L, which produces MTHMQALYLLVPLAPLAGSIIAGLFGHKIGRAASHSAAILGVAISFFASLIIYQDVDRGHIFNGSVYTWLTSGATRFEIGFLIDKLSATMMVVVSFVSLMVHIYTIGYMQDDPGYQRFFSYTALFTFSMLMLVMANNFLQLFFGWEAVGLVSYLLIGFWYTRESAIFAGLKAFLVNRVGDFGFLLGIALILAHFGTLDYAAVFQHAPQLVDQTIEIVPDEPWALMTLICILLFTGAMGKSAQFPLHVWLPDSMEGPTPISALIHAATMVTAGIFMVARMSPLFELSETAQSVVLVIGGITTLFMAFIAIVQNDIKRVVAYSTLSQLGYMAVGLGASAYAASIFHLMTHAFFKALLFLCAGSVIIALHHEQDMRKMGGLKKYMPVTYWTAVVGALALCGIPPFAGFFSKDSLIEAVHLSRVPGAGFAYFCVLSCVFVTALYTFRLLFLTFHGEPRMDEHARQNLHESPLVVTIPLIMLAIPSVYTGWEYIEPMLFGGYFGQSIVVLPQYDVLARLQEDFHGAFAFVLHGIAALPFWLALTGIGTAFYLYRVRTDLPQKISERFNLVYRILERKYGFDEFYQWLFAGGARLVGGRLWQVGDVTVIDGFFVNGSARVVRWASAVIRHLQSGYIYHYAFGMIIGVFVLLTLWFSAP; this is translated from the coding sequence ATGACGCATATGCAAGCGCTTTACCTGCTGGTACCACTGGCGCCTCTGGCAGGGTCGATCATCGCCGGGCTGTTCGGGCACAAGATAGGTCGCGCAGCGAGCCACTCGGCGGCGATCCTTGGCGTCGCCATTTCTTTTTTTGCATCGCTGATAATCTACCAGGATGTGGACCGCGGACACATTTTCAACGGCAGTGTTTATACCTGGCTTACCTCGGGAGCCACGCGCTTTGAAATCGGTTTCCTGATCGACAAGCTCAGCGCGACGATGATGGTGGTGGTGAGCTTTGTATCGCTCATGGTGCACATCTACACCATCGGCTACATGCAGGATGATCCCGGCTACCAGCGTTTTTTCAGCTACACCGCGCTGTTTACGTTTTCCATGCTAATGCTGGTGATGGCGAATAATTTCCTGCAGCTGTTTTTCGGCTGGGAGGCGGTGGGGCTGGTTTCCTATCTCCTCATCGGCTTCTGGTACACCCGGGAAAGCGCGATTTTCGCCGGTTTAAAAGCGTTTTTGGTGAATCGCGTCGGGGATTTCGGGTTTTTGCTCGGCATTGCGTTAATACTGGCCCATTTCGGCACGCTTGATTATGCCGCGGTGTTCCAGCATGCGCCTCAACTCGTGGACCAGACCATTGAAATCGTGCCGGACGAACCGTGGGCCTTGATGACGCTGATTTGCATCCTACTGTTTACCGGCGCAATGGGGAAGTCCGCGCAATTCCCGTTGCATGTCTGGCTGCCGGATTCGATGGAAGGCCCGACGCCGATTTCGGCGTTGATCCACGCTGCTACCATGGTCACCGCCGGCATTTTCATGGTGGCGCGCATGTCGCCGTTATTCGAGCTGTCTGAAACCGCGCAATCGGTGGTGCTGGTGATCGGTGGAATTACAACGTTGTTTATGGCGTTCATCGCCATCGTGCAAAATGACATCAAGCGCGTGGTGGCGTATTCCACGCTTTCGCAACTGGGCTATATGGCCGTGGGACTGGGCGCTTCGGCTTACGCCGCGAGCATTTTCCATTTAATGACGCACGCTTTCTTCAAAGCGCTCCTGTTCCTGTGCGCGGGCTCGGTCATCATTGCGCTGCATCACGAGCAGGATATGCGCAAGATGGGAGGGCTGAAGAAATACATGCCGGTTACCTATTGGACTGCAGTGGTGGGCGCACTGGCACTGTGCGGCATTCCGCCGTTTGCCGGTTTTTTCTCCAAGGACTCGCTGATCGAAGCGGTGCATCTGTCGCGCGTGCCGGGCGCGGGCTTCGCCTATTTCTGTGTTCTGAGCTGCGTTTTCGTGACTGCACTCTATACCTTCCGCCTGCTGTTTCTGACTTTCCACGGAGAGCCGCGCATGGACGAGCACGCGCGCCAGAATCTGCATGAATCGCCGCTGGTGGTGACCATACCGCTAATCATGCTTGCCATTCCCTCGGTTTACACCGGATGGGAGTACATCGAACCGATGCTTTTTGGCGGATATTTTGGTCAGTCCATCGTGGTCCTTCCCCAATATGACGTATTGGCCCGCCTGCAGGAAGATTTTCACGGAGCGTTCGCTTTTGTCTTGCACGGCATCGCCGCTTTGCCATTTTGGCTGGCGCTCACAGGAATCGGCACGGCTTTTTACCTGTACAGGGTACGCACTGATTTGCCACAGAAAATAAGCGAACGCTTCAACCTGGTTTATCGCATCCTCGAGCGCAAATACGGTTTCGATGAATTCTATCAATGGCTGTTCGCGGGGGGCGCGCGCCTCGTGGGAGGGCGCTTGTGGCAAGTGGGCGATGTGACCGTGATCGACGGTTTTTTCGTCAACGGATCTGCGCGCGTCGTGCGCTGGGCGTCGGCCGTAATCCGTCATCTTCAGTCCGGCTATATCTACCACTACGCCTTCGGCATGATAATCGGCGTCTTCGTGCTGCTGACGTTATGGTTTTCCGCGCCCTGA
- a CDS encoding NADH-quinone oxidoreductase subunit M: MLLGFPVLSLAIWVPILFGLIVLATGGDRNAPLARWLALAGALLGFLVTLPLYAKFDTSTAGMQFVEMRPWIERFNAHYHLGIDGISLLFILLNSFMTLLVVIAGWRVIQTRVAQYMAAFLIMAGLLNGMFSALDALLFYVFFEGMLIPMFLIIGVWGGPDRVYAAVKFFLYTLLGSLLMLVAFIYLYNASGGSFEILGYYNLPLSFTEQILIFIAFFLSFAVKVPMWPVHTWLPDAHVEAPTGGSVILAAILLKVGGYGFLRFSLPITPDASHYLAGFMIALSLIAVVYIGLVALVQTDMKKLIAYSSISHMGFATLGIFIFNSYGIEGALLQMVSHGFVSGALFLCVGVLYDRMHTRNIADYGGVVNKMPAFAALFMLFAMANSGLPGTSGFVGEFTVILGSLRANFWYAALAATTMVFGAAYTLWMYKRVIFGAVANSHVEALRDISLREALVLGLLAFAVLAMGVYPKPLSEVMHASVNNLLIHVAQSKL; the protein is encoded by the coding sequence ATGCTGCTAGGTTTTCCCGTACTGAGTCTGGCGATTTGGGTGCCCATCCTGTTTGGGCTTATCGTGCTGGCAACCGGAGGCGATCGCAACGCACCACTCGCGCGCTGGCTGGCCTTGGCTGGGGCACTGCTGGGTTTCCTCGTTACGCTGCCGCTTTATGCCAAATTTGATACCTCCACGGCCGGAATGCAGTTTGTGGAAATGCGGCCGTGGATCGAGCGCTTCAACGCGCACTATCACCTGGGCATAGACGGTATTTCGCTTTTATTTATCCTTCTCAACAGCTTCATGACCTTGCTGGTGGTGATCGCCGGCTGGCGCGTCATTCAAACCCGAGTCGCGCAGTACATGGCTGCATTCCTCATCATGGCTGGCCTGCTAAACGGCATGTTTTCCGCCCTAGATGCGTTACTGTTCTATGTATTCTTCGAAGGCATGCTGATCCCCATGTTCCTGATCATCGGCGTATGGGGCGGCCCGGACCGCGTGTACGCAGCGGTCAAGTTTTTCCTGTACACGCTGCTGGGCTCGCTCTTGATGCTGGTGGCATTTATTTATTTATACAATGCCTCCGGCGGCAGCTTTGAAATTCTCGGTTACTATAACTTGCCGTTGTCGTTTACTGAGCAGATTCTGATTTTCATTGCCTTTTTCCTTTCCTTCGCGGTGAAAGTGCCGATGTGGCCGGTGCACACCTGGCTGCCGGATGCGCATGTTGAGGCACCGACCGGCGGTTCCGTTATTCTCGCCGCCATTCTTCTTAAAGTCGGCGGATACGGTTTTCTGCGGTTTTCTCTGCCGATTACGCCCGACGCAAGTCACTACCTCGCCGGTTTTATGATTGCGCTGTCGCTGATTGCGGTGGTTTACATCGGCCTGGTAGCGCTGGTGCAGACGGATATGAAGAAGCTTATCGCATATTCTTCGATCTCGCACATGGGGTTTGCGACGCTGGGCATCTTTATTTTCAATTCTTACGGCATAGAAGGCGCACTGCTGCAAATGGTCTCGCACGGTTTTGTTTCAGGCGCGCTGTTTTTGTGCGTCGGCGTGCTCTATGACCGCATGCACACGCGCAACATTGCAGATTACGGAGGAGTGGTAAACAAGATGCCGGCGTTCGCCGCATTGTTCATGCTGTTTGCCATGGCCAACTCCGGGCTGCCGGGGACCAGCGGCTTTGTCGGTGAGTTTACGGTCATCCTCGGTTCGCTCAGGGCTAATTTTTGGTACGCGGCGTTGGCCGCGACAACGATGGTTTTCGGAGCTGCCTACACCCTGTGGATGTACAAGCGCGTCATTTTCGGCGCGGTAGCAAACAGCCATGTCGAAGCCTTACGTGACATCTCGCTGCGCGAAGCATTGGTGCTGGGTTTGCTTGCTTTTGCGGTCCTGGCAATGGGCGTTTATCCGAAACCGCTTTCCGAGGTCATGCACGCCTCGGTGAACAATTTGCTCATCCATGTGGCGCAAAGCAAGCTGTGA
- the nuoN gene encoding NADH-quinone oxidoreductase subunit NuoN → MTFSFPDLAPAYPEIFLLVMVSVILVFDLFVSDEKRYLTYSLTQLTLLGCAIITVSGSSYEVRYSFNDMFVGDLMADVLKVMVYLSVAIVLVYSRTYLMLRGIFRGEFFALTLFAALGMMVMISANHFLPLYLGLELLSLSLYAMVALQRDSAIATEAAMKYFVLGALASGMLLYGMSMIYGATGSLDIPKVAQAIHNGVGHQTVLVFGLVFIVAGVAFKLGAVPFHMWVPDVYQGAPTAITLFIGSAPELATFAFAMRLLVFSLHDLVVDWQGMLIILAVLSMAIGNITAIAQSNLKRMLAYSSISHMGFMLLGILSGSVNGYSSSMFYMLIYVLMSLGSFGMILLLSREGFEAENLDDFKGLNQRNPWYAFMMLLLMFSMAGIPPTAGFIAKLSVFQAVLEAGYVWLVVAAVIFSLIGAFYYLRIVKLMYFDEPEDRAPILPQPDARVMMSANGLAVLLLGILPYPLLALCVNSIAHSL, encoded by the coding sequence ATGACGTTTTCGTTTCCCGATTTGGCGCCGGCCTACCCGGAGATATTTCTCCTGGTGATGGTTTCGGTCATTCTGGTGTTTGATCTTTTTGTGAGCGATGAAAAGCGCTACCTGACCTATTCGCTCACGCAGCTTACTCTGCTTGGCTGCGCGATTATTACCGTTTCAGGAAGCAGTTACGAAGTGCGATACAGCTTCAATGACATGTTTGTCGGCGACCTGATGGCCGACGTACTGAAGGTGATGGTGTATCTTTCGGTAGCGATTGTGCTCGTGTATTCGCGCACCTATCTAATGTTGCGCGGAATATTTCGGGGCGAATTTTTCGCACTTACGTTGTTTGCCGCGCTGGGCATGATGGTCATGATTTCTGCGAATCATTTTCTGCCCTTGTACCTGGGCCTGGAATTGCTGTCCTTGAGCCTGTACGCGATGGTGGCGTTGCAGCGCGACTCGGCTATCGCGACCGAGGCAGCGATGAAGTACTTCGTGCTCGGCGCGCTTGCTTCGGGCATGCTGCTCTACGGGATGTCAATGATATATGGCGCAACGGGCTCGCTGGACATTCCCAAAGTGGCGCAGGCAATCCACAACGGGGTCGGGCACCAAACGGTGCTGGTATTCGGGCTGGTGTTTATCGTTGCCGGCGTGGCTTTCAAACTGGGCGCCGTTCCTTTCCACATGTGGGTACCGGATGTCTACCAAGGTGCGCCGACCGCGATTACCCTGTTCATCGGCTCTGCACCCGAGCTCGCAACATTTGCTTTTGCAATGCGCCTACTGGTTTTCAGTTTGCATGATTTGGTTGTTGACTGGCAGGGGATGTTGATTATACTCGCGGTGCTGTCCATGGCGATCGGCAACATCACGGCCATCGCGCAAAGCAATCTCAAAAGAATGCTGGCGTATTCGAGCATTTCACATATGGGTTTCATGCTGTTAGGGATATTGAGCGGCAGCGTGAACGGTTACAGCTCCTCTATGTTTTACATGCTGATTTATGTGCTGATGAGCCTCGGCAGTTTCGGCATGATTCTGCTGCTCTCGCGCGAAGGCTTTGAGGCTGAGAACCTGGATGATTTCAAGGGCCTGAATCAGCGCAACCCGTGGTATGCATTTATGATGTTGCTGCTCATGTTTTCCATGGCGGGCATACCGCCCACGGCGGGCTTCATTGCCAAACTTTCGGTGTTCCAGGCGGTGTTGGAGGCGGGCTACGTGTGGCTGGTCGTTGCCGCGGTGATATTTTCTCTCATCGGTGCATTTTATTACTTGCGTATCGTCAAACTCATGTATTTTGACGAGCCGGAAGACCGCGCGCCGATCCTGCCGCAGCCGGATGCGCGTGTCATGATGAGCGCCAACGGGCTCGCCGTGCTGTTGTTGGGCATCCTGCCTTACCCGCTTTTGGCATTGTGTGTGAATTCAATCGCCCACTC